In Streptomyces kaniharaensis, one genomic interval encodes:
- a CDS encoding DNA-binding protein: MIPRNRPVINEADIAEQAGVPIATWRRRDAPAFRQRVASLFPRSRILIYDLAQARAYLAGGPIPVLPAGEHPDDLLNDEETAAVLGVTASTVRAYATQGYISAGKTVYSVRVWPRCDIEERRKNPPGQGKGGGRPPGTGKGPRKAHAYEGDPRLHTATAALSTAGDTPRHRIAASLAQQHGGSTRTWERLLTQVSQTSPPG; this comes from the coding sequence GTGATCCCCCGTAACCGACCAGTGATCAATGAAGCCGATATCGCCGAGCAGGCTGGCGTCCCCATCGCCACATGGAGGCGACGTGATGCCCCCGCCTTCCGTCAGCGCGTAGCAAGCCTCTTTCCTCGCAGCCGCATCCTGATCTACGACCTGGCTCAAGCTCGTGCTTACCTCGCGGGCGGACCCATCCCTGTGCTGCCCGCCGGAGAACATCCCGACGACCTTCTCAACGACGAAGAGACGGCCGCCGTACTCGGCGTTACGGCCAGCACCGTCCGCGCCTACGCGACCCAGGGTTACATCTCAGCAGGAAAGACCGTCTACAGCGTGCGGGTGTGGCCCCGCTGTGACATTGAGGAACGCCGGAAGAACCCGCCCGGGCAGGGGAAGGGAGGAGGCCGGCCGCCAGGCACAGGAAAAGGCCCGCGCAAGGCACACGCCTACGAGGGTGATCCCCGTCTGCACACTGCGACCGCAGCCCTCAGCACTGCTGGCGACACCCCCCGCCATCGCATCGCAGCATCCCTTGCCCAACAGCACGGCGGGTCAACACGCACTTGGGAACGCCTCCTCACCCAGGTCAGCCAGACCTCCCCGCCCGGCTGA
- a CDS encoding P-loop NTPase family protein has product MRKIALFGPPATGKSTLARWLSAELGHPHTDLDDLLFTPDGPLPLPEFRRQAGEITRQDTWIVEGNFSKLADVVWHRADVLVWLDFQLPLIMYRIVRRSLYQLTGYEDSPQARRLTWSKAFFSRRSLLRTAIRKYRNNRPRYVQQVSETADQGVKVVRLHSPREVRRWMELMKGPAESHSRGATRHTTGP; this is encoded by the coding sequence ATGCGGAAAATCGCACTCTTCGGACCACCCGCCACAGGAAAATCCACTCTGGCTAGGTGGCTCTCGGCAGAACTCGGCCACCCACACACAGACCTCGATGACCTTCTCTTCACCCCTGACGGCCCCCTGCCGCTGCCCGAGTTCCGCCGGCAGGCAGGAGAGATCACACGGCAAGACACGTGGATCGTCGAAGGGAACTTCTCCAAGCTGGCCGACGTCGTCTGGCACCGCGCCGACGTACTCGTGTGGCTCGACTTTCAGCTACCCCTGATCATGTACCGCATAGTGCGCCGTAGCCTCTATCAGCTCACCGGATACGAGGACAGCCCACAAGCACGGCGACTGACCTGGAGCAAAGCATTCTTCAGCCGCCGGTCGCTGTTGCGCACCGCCATCCGCAAGTACCGGAACAACCGGCCCCGCTACGTCCAACAGGTATCCGAGACAGCCGATCAGGGCGTCAAGGTGGTCAGGCTCCACAGTCCGCGCGAAGTCCGCCGTTGGATGGAACTGATGAAAGGGCCGGCGGAGAGCCACTCACGCGGAGCGACCCGGCACACCACCGGCCCTTAA